One genomic window of Micropterus dolomieu isolate WLL.071019.BEF.003 ecotype Adirondacks linkage group LG06, ASM2129224v1, whole genome shotgun sequence includes the following:
- the adcyap1b gene encoding adenylate cyclase activating polypeptide 1b isoform X1, protein MASSSKATLILLIYGILMHYSVFCTPIGLSYPKIRLDNDAFDEDGNSLSDMGFDSDQIAIRSPPSLNDDAYTLYYPPEKRPERHAEEELDRALRDILGQLTARHYLHSLMTIRAGDDNSMEEESEPLSKRHSDGIFTDSYSRYRKQMAVQKYLAAVLGRRYRQRVRNKGRRLAYL, encoded by the exons ATGGCCAGTTCGAGTAAAGCGACTTTAATCTTGCTCATCTACGGAATCTTAATGCACTACAGCGTCTTCTGCACACCTATCGGACTAAGTTACCCTAAGATTAG ACTTGACAACGACGCCTTCGATGAGGATGGGAATTCATTATCCGACATGGGTTTTGATAGCGATCAGATTGCTATACGAAGCCCACCGTCCTTGAACGACGACGCGTACACCCTATACTATCCACCAGAGAAGAG ACCAGAAAGGCATGCTGAGGAAGAATTAGATAGAGCCTTGAGGGACATCCTGGGTCAGTTAACAGCGAGACATTATCTGCATTCTCTGATGACAATTCGTGCAGG tgacgACAACAGCATGGAGGAAGAGTCAGAGCCCTTATCCAAAAGACATTCAGATGGGATCTTCACCGACAGCTACAGTCGCTATAGAAAGCAGATGGCCGTGCAGAAATACCTGGCAGCGGTTCTGGGAAGAAGGTACAGACAGAGAGTTAGGAACAAAGGACGCCGACTTGCCTATTTGTAG
- the adcyap1b gene encoding adenylate cyclase activating polypeptide 1b isoform X2 — MASSSKATLILLIYGILMHYSVFCTPIGLSYPKIRLDNDAFDEDGNSLSDMGFDSDQIAIRSPPSLNDDAYTLYYPPEKSDDNSMEEESEPLSKRHSDGIFTDSYSRYRKQMAVQKYLAAVLGRRYRQRVRNKGRRLAYL, encoded by the exons ATGGCCAGTTCGAGTAAAGCGACTTTAATCTTGCTCATCTACGGAATCTTAATGCACTACAGCGTCTTCTGCACACCTATCGGACTAAGTTACCCTAAGATTAG ACTTGACAACGACGCCTTCGATGAGGATGGGAATTCATTATCCGACATGGGTTTTGATAGCGATCAGATTGCTATACGAAGCCCACCGTCCTTGAACGACGACGCGTACACCCTATACTATCCACCAGAGAAGAG tgacgACAACAGCATGGAGGAAGAGTCAGAGCCCTTATCCAAAAGACATTCAGATGGGATCTTCACCGACAGCTACAGTCGCTATAGAAAGCAGATGGCCGTGCAGAAATACCTGGCAGCGGTTCTGGGAAGAAGGTACAGACAGAGAGTTAGGAACAAAGGACGCCGACTTGCCTATTTGTAG